The following are from one region of the Magallana gigas chromosome 6, xbMagGiga1.1, whole genome shotgun sequence genome:
- the LOC105342181 gene encoding uncharacterized protein, whose amino-acid sequence METKYVSVYTSQNAWNGRILLGFIFSFLGFLVFFVSFVMPRWNDFESEEFTGLGNIRLSRIGLWQNCKMYDGFDCNWNTGIPGIAAPQTFHCLAFVLFVVYVILLFRWQRQDRLPIRLLEASLCAFAIGFFVMLSFLTWITQLGPPFQYHLAIGFGFAVFSFVLMELTFVILFMESKQEARKRKLVVDEEDTDDHHTNVVV is encoded by the exons ATGGAGACCAAATATGTCTCCGTTTACACGTCCCAAAACGCCTGGAATGGCCGGATTCTGTTAGGGTTTATCTTCTCCTTCCTTGGTTTCCTGGTCTTCTTCGTGTCCTTTGTGATGCCGCGATGGAACGACTTCGAGTCGGAAGAATTCACCGGTCTCGGAAATATCCGATTATCAAGGATCGGCCTCTGGCAGAACTGTAAGATGTACGACGGCTTTGATTGCAATTGGAACACAg GAATTCCCGGGATAGCAGCTCCGCAGACTTTCCATTGCCTCGCTTTCGTTTTGTTCGTGGTGTATGTGATCCTTCTGTTCCGGTGGCAGAGACAGGACAGGCTCCCGATCCGGCTCCTGGAGGCGTCACTATGTGCCTTTGCTATTG GTTTCTTCGTGATGCTGAGTTTTTTGACCTGGATAACCCAGCTTGGTCCCCCCTTCCAGTACCACCTCGCCATTGGCTTTGGATTCGCCGTCTTCTCCTTCGTCTTGATGGAGCTGACATTTGTGATATTATTTATGGAGAGTAAACAGGAAGCTCGAAAACGGAAGTTGGTCGTGGACGAGGAAGACACAGACGATCATCATACCAATGTAGTTGTGTGA